In Brienomyrus brachyistius isolate T26 chromosome 25, BBRACH_0.4, whole genome shotgun sequence, a single window of DNA contains:
- the sorbs2a gene encoding LOW QUALITY PROTEIN: sorbin and SH3 domain-containing protein 2 (The sequence of the model RefSeq protein was modified relative to this genomic sequence to represent the inferred CDS: deleted 2 bases in 2 codons), which yields MNTDSGGRARKSTAVCLTLTPVKRVQSSPNLHAGSESQSSESDAWRSRSVTDGLGNGDAGTPGSSLAAKGFRSVRPNLQEKKSPPTLPKAPPALCSPTPSQPLAPSPFERATSPLTASALSHYSSSSGGGLEELQVDSPPGTATPSPTLCQMSAVAEGVALTSTAAFATNGGMTTVNGSTCHAQGSFSSPPAYPPPPVSLSPSSGPLPTGRSTESPFPRESHTSRITVPIARFEEEERRVSVIKAPHYEGIGPVDESGIPIAIRTTVDRPKDWYKTMFKQIHMVHKADDDYVDAYSAAYGAMSTDGPPSLLQAHPPPRTHTYRPLSRNTTDGPGVLGDPPASGLSPSPLPPPPPPMPSLVQLRPRERERDPPDTNEWGPPDRKVDTRKYRAEPRSIFEYEPGRSSILEQERPTSALNPDDIDLENEPWYRFFSELEFGRPPPKKRLDYNPDSAPAGLFETSLQLTPADRETDRPLSSASDYRKRRKSEPAFSQPGQRGDNNAPQPSPSPGEPPKASSGTLRRPLARSSPSSPCRVKGGIISPVYSLQLASSGIGRGSSRDSARLGPPATPVPAFASTTPPDSKRSVWQTHRQNAETWSSGEDVAMPRLKSRSCDDLLMDGGGTGARAGNGRTHSESPPPDSPEPRARLRAAHDAPGFLQLYRKMHRIDRRELLASEVIRSVRARILELEAERRAERASEWRAQGAEVPRDMVPTRISEYEQLIQKSRSMPNLDEAPGSEGTTPRRRFSIESLLEEDQPARDPPEGRPQRPENGGPPGAGHAAPDGPTHARFDGSDSEHDAPPSELSDFIQVEGSSFCSESEFDRCSLTSSESLYGSGSHRHHLHLHHLPQPPLHSRHTHSSCKGRCPASYTRFTTMLRHERARRERRPPLRREEAQPGLSKLAFLVSPVPFRRSKGSPPERSSRKQKRSGSSVYDALDRALRDVCEHLRARGRGGAWAEGPEERVLRRLLSELLPDVPERDSSLRSHRQHPAYSPQPDGSPCWPERDMAPHSASFQGNSYADYNEDQDGSRTYPYPEGGQYGNHKRGLTPDKEKQPARAIYDFKAQTAKELTFKKGDAISIIRQIDSNWYEGEHRGRLGIFPISYVEKLPPTEKQQQPARPPPPAQVREIGEAVARYNFNADTNVELSLRKGERVVLLRQVDPNWYEGKILDTQRQGIFPVSYVDVIKQSPSTPSRSPGSQGYGSDRPAGPPSSKPPLKCDIVADGKPPLSPLMSRRSCRSSAGHASGASSRPLRPAFVRDTQPCGGELFQALYNYLPRNEDELELKEGDLVDVMERCDDGWFVGTSRRTKIFGTFPGNYVKRL from the exons ATGAACACAG ATAGTGGAGGACGAGCGCGAAAGAGCACCGCCGTGTGCCTCACGCTCACGCCCGTGAAGAGGGTCCAGAGCTCCCCGAACCTGCACGCAG gtagTGAATCTCAGTCGTCAGAATCAG ATGCCTGGAGGTCGCGTAGCGTCACCGACGGACTCGGGAATGGGGACGCCGGCACACCGGGGTCCTCGCTGGCAGCCAAGGGGTTCCGGAGTGTGCGGCCCAACCTGCAAGAGAAGAAGTCACCGCCCACCCTG CCCAAGGCCCCGCCTGCCCTgtgctcccccaccccctctcaaCCCCTGGCCCCCTCCCCGTTTGAGCGTGCCACCTCGCCGCTCACGGCGTCAGCCCTCAGTCACTACTCGTCCTCGTCTGGGGGCgggctggaggagctgcaggtcGACTCCCCCCCCGGCACAGCCACACCCTCCCCAACACTGTGTCAGATGTCCGCTGTCGCCGAAGGCGTCGCCCTAACTTCCACCGCTGCCTTCGCCACCAAT ggcggcATGACGACAGTGAACGGGAGCACCTGCCATGCCCAGGGGTCCTTCTCCTCACCCCCAGCGTACCCCCCACCGCCGGTGTCACTCAGCCCCTCCTCCGGACCCCTTCCAACAGGCCGGAGCACAG aatcccCCTTCCCCAGGGAGTCCCACACCTCTCGCATCACCGTGCCCATTGCCCGCTTTGAGGAGGAGGAACGGAGGGTGTCGGTCATTAAGGCTCCTCACTACGAGGGCATCGGACCTGTGGACGAGTCCGGCATCCCCATCGCCATCAGAACG ACCGTGGACCGGCCCAAGGATTGGTACAAGACCATGTTCAAACAGATCCACATGGTCCACAAAGCAG ATGACGATTACGTAGATGCATACAGTGCCGCCTACGGTGCGATGAGCACAG ATGGTCCCCCCAGCCTCCTTCAAGCCCACCCACCTCCCCGGACACACACCTACCGGCCGCTGTCTAGGAACACCACTGATGGCCCTGGGGTCCTTGGCGACCCCCCAGCCTCCGGCCTGTCGCCGtcgccgctc ccccccccacccccgcccatgCCATCCCTGGTCCAGCTGAGGCCCCGAGAGAGGGAACGGGACCCGCCCGACAC GAATGAATGGGGACCCCCGGACCGAAAGGTGGACACCCGAAAGTACCGGGCGGAGCCCAGGAGCATCTTTGAGTACGAGCCTGGGAGGTCCTCCATCCTGGAGCAGGAGCGACCG ACTAGTGCCTTAAACCCCGATGACATAGATTTAGAGAACGAACCCTGGTATAGGTTCTTTTCCGAGCTGGAGTTCGGGCGGCCG CCTCCCAAAAAGCGGCTGGATTATAATCCAGACAGCGCCCCCGCTGGGCTCTTCGAG ACATCTTTGCAGCTCACTCCAGCGgacagggagacagacaggCCATTGAG ctcagccAGCGATTACAGAAAACGGCGAAAGTCTGAGCCAGCGTTCAGCCAGCCCGGACAGCGGGGGGATAATAATGCACCCCAGCCATCTCCCAGCCCCGGGGAACCCCCCAAGGCTAGCAGTGGCACCCTGAGGAGACCGCTGGCTCGCTCATCGCCCTCATCACCGTGCAGGGTCAAAG GTGGGATTATTAGCCCGGTTtactcactgcagttagctagTTCAGGTATCGGGCGTGGCAGTTCACGTGACTCTGCCCGCCTTGGCCCCCCTGCCACCCCGGTCCCAGCTTTcgcctccaccacccccccggaTTCCAAGCGTTCTGTGTGGCAGACACACCGGCAGAATGCAGAGACGTGGAGCAGCGGCGAGGATGTGGCGATGCCTCGTCTTAAGTCACGGAGCTGTGACGACCTGTTGATGGACGGGGGCGGGACGGGGGCCAGGGCTGGGAACGGGCGCACACACtcagagagccccccccctgACTCACCCGAGCCTCGGGCACGACTGCGGGCAGCCCACGATGCACCGGGCTTCCTGCAACTCTACCGCAAGATGCACAGGATCGACCGGCGTGAGCTGCTGGCGTCTGAGGTGATCCGCTCGGTGCGGGCGCGTATCCTGGAGCTGGAGGCGGAGCGGCGTGCCGAGCGGGCGTCTGAGTGGCGGGCACAGGGCGCTGAGGTGCCACGTGACATGGTGCCCACGCGCATTTCTGAGTATGAGCAGCTCATCCAAAAGTCCCGCTCCATGCCCAACCTGGATGAGGCGCCAGGCTCCGAGGGCACCACC CCCCGCCGCCGCTTTTCCATCGAGTCACTCCTGGAGGAGGACCAGCCCGCCCGGGACCCCCCTGAGGGCCGGCCACAGCGGCCCGAGAACGGTGGCCCCCCCGGGGCAGGCCACGCAGCCCCAGATGGTCCCACCCACGCACGTTTCGACGGCTCGGACAGTGAGCACGACGCCCCGCCCTCTGAGCTGAGCGACTTCATCCAGGTGGAGGGCTCATCCTTCTGCAGCGAGAGCGAATTTGACCGCTGCTCCCTCACCTCATCCGAGAGCCTTTACGGCTCAGGCAGCCATCGGCACCACCTGCACCTGCACCACCTTCCCCAACCACCGCTTCACTCGCGCCACACCCACAGCTCTTGCAAGGGCCGCTGCCCCGCCTCCTACACGCGCTTCACCACCATGCTGCGCCACGAGCGTGCCCGGCGGGAGCGCCGCCCCCCTCTGCGGCGCGAGGAGGCTCAGCCTGGCCTCTCCAAGCTGGCCTTCTTGGTCAGCCCAGTGCCTTTCCGCCGGAGCAAGGGCTCGCCCCCAGAGAGGTCGTCCCGCAAGCAGAAGCGCAGCGGGAGCTCTGTGTACGACGCGCTGGACCGTGCCCTGCGGGACGTCTGTGAGCACCTGCGGGCCCGTGGCAGGGGCGGGGCCTGGGCCGAAGGCCCTGAGGAGCGTGTGCTCCGCCGCCTGCTGTCGGAGCTGCTGCCTGACGTGCCCGAGAGGGACTCCTCGCTTCGGAGCCATCGGCAGCATCCGGCATACTCCCCGCAGCCAGacggctccccctgctggcccgAGCGTGACATGGCACCTCACAGTGCCTCTTTCCAGGGGAACAGCTATGCAGACTACAACGAAG atcaggatggatccaggACTTACCCCTACCCTGAAGGGGGGCAGTACGGGAACCACAAGAGAGGGCTGACCCCCGATAAAGAG AAACAGCCTGCTCGAGCCATTTACGATTTCAAGGCGCAGACTGCAAA GGAGCTAACATTCAAGAAAGGGGACGCCATCAGCATTATCCGGCAGATCGACAGCAACTGGTACGAAGGGGAGCACCGAGGCCGCTTGGGGATCTTCCCCATCTCCTACGTGGAG aaactcccccccacagagaagcagcagcagccagccAGGCCGCCACCCCCAGCACAGGTCCGAGAGATCGGAGAAGCAGTGGCTCGCTATAACTTCAACGCGGACACCAACGTGGAGCTGTCTCTGAGAAAG GGCGAGAGGGTGGTCCTGCTCAGGCAGGTGGATCCAAACTGGTATGAGGGGAAGATTTTGGACACCCAGCGCCAGGGTATCTTCCCCGTGTCCTATGTGGATGTCATCAAACAGTCTCCCAGCACCCCCAGCAGGAGCCCGGGCTCACAGGGCTACGGCAGCGACCGGCCGGCcggccccccctcctccaag CCGCCTTTGAAATGTGACATTGTCGCGGACGGTAAACCCCCCCTTAGCCCCCTGATGTCCAGGAGGTCATGCAGGTCATCTGCAGGTCACGCCTCAGGGGCCTCTTCCAGG CCCCTCCGGCCCGCCTTTGTGCGAGACACCCAGCcctgtggaggagagct GTTCCAGGCCCTGTATAACTACCTGCCCCGTAATGAAGATGAGCTAGAACTGAAAGAGGGGGACCTGGTGGATGTCATGGAGAGGTGTGACGATGGCTGGTTTGTGG GTACCTCCAGGAGAACCAAGATTTTCGGGACGTTCCCTGGGAACTATGTGAAGCGACTGTAG